The Streptomyces sp. HUAS CB01 genome has a segment encoding these proteins:
- the radA gene encoding DNA repair protein RadA: MAARTKTSKDRPSYRCTECGWTTAKWLGRCPECQAWGTVEEHGAPAVRTTAAGRVTNAAVPIGQVDGRQAAARTTGVDELDRVLGGGLVPGAVVLLAGEPGVGKSTLLLDVAAKAASDDHRTLYVTGEESASQVRLRADRIGALNDHLYLAAETDLSAVLGHLDAVKPSLLVLDSVQTVASPEIDGAPGGMAQVREVAGALIRASKERGMSTLLVGHVTKDGAIAGPRLLEHLVDVVLHFEGDRHARLRLVRGVKNRYGATDEVGCFELHDEGITGLADPSGLFLTRRDEPVPGTCLTVTLEGRRPLVAEVQALTVDSQIPSPRRTTSGLETSRVSMMLAVLEQRGRISALGKRDIYSATVGGVKLSEPAADLAVALALASAASDTPLPKNLVAIGEVGLAGEVRRVTGVQRRLAEAHRLGFTHALVPSDPGKVPPGMKVTEVADMGDALRVLPRGRRAEAPRADDARR, encoded by the coding sequence ATGGCTGCCCGTACGAAGACCTCCAAGGACCGGCCGTCCTACCGCTGCACCGAATGCGGATGGACGACCGCCAAATGGCTCGGGCGCTGCCCCGAGTGCCAGGCGTGGGGCACGGTGGAGGAGCACGGGGCGCCCGCGGTCCGCACGACCGCCGCCGGCCGGGTCACCAACGCCGCCGTGCCCATCGGCCAGGTGGACGGCCGGCAGGCGGCCGCCCGCACGACCGGCGTCGACGAGCTCGACCGGGTGCTCGGCGGAGGGCTGGTCCCGGGCGCCGTGGTGCTCCTCGCGGGAGAGCCGGGCGTCGGCAAGTCCACGCTCCTGCTCGACGTCGCGGCGAAGGCGGCGAGCGACGACCACCGCACGCTGTACGTGACGGGCGAGGAGTCCGCGAGCCAGGTACGGCTGCGCGCCGACCGGATCGGCGCGCTGAACGACCATCTGTACCTCGCCGCCGAGACCGACCTGTCCGCGGTCCTCGGCCATCTCGACGCCGTCAAGCCCTCCCTGCTCGTCCTCGACTCCGTCCAGACGGTGGCCTCCCCCGAGATCGACGGGGCGCCCGGCGGGATGGCGCAGGTCCGCGAGGTCGCGGGCGCGCTGATCCGGGCCTCCAAGGAGCGCGGGATGTCCACGCTGCTGGTGGGCCACGTCACCAAGGACGGTGCGATCGCCGGACCCCGTCTGCTGGAGCATCTCGTGGACGTGGTCCTGCACTTCGAGGGCGACCGGCACGCGCGGCTGCGCCTCGTGCGCGGCGTCAAGAACCGGTACGGGGCCACGGACGAGGTCGGCTGCTTCGAGCTGCACGACGAGGGGATCACCGGACTCGCCGACCCCAGCGGGCTGTTCCTCACCCGGCGCGACGAGCCCGTGCCGGGAACCTGCCTCACGGTGACGCTCGAGGGCCGCCGCCCGCTGGTCGCCGAGGTGCAGGCGCTGACCGTGGACTCGCAGATCCCTTCGCCCCGGCGCACGACGTCCGGGCTGGAGACCTCCCGGGTGTCGATGATGCTGGCCGTGCTGGAGCAGCGGGGCCGGATCAGCGCCCTGGGCAAAAGGGACATCTACAGCGCGACGGTCGGCGGCGTGAAGCTCTCCGAGCCCGCGGCGGACCTCGCGGTCGCCCTGGCGCTGGCCTCCGCGGCGAGTGACACCCCGCTGCCGAAGAACCTGGTCGCGATCGGCGAAGTGGGCCTCGCGGGCGAGGTGAGACGCGTCACGGGGGTCCAGCGCCGGCTGGCCGAGGCACACCGCCTGGGCTTCACGCACGCGCTGGTCCCGTCCGATCCGGGCAAGGTCCCGCCTGGTATGAAGGTCACGGAAGTCGCCGACATGGGGGACGCACTGAGGGTGCTCCCACGCGGGCGTAGGGCAGAGGCCCCACGGGCGGACGACGCGCGCCGGTAG
- the disA gene encoding DNA integrity scanning diadenylate cyclase DisA — translation MAANDRGSAPGKSGGGPGGSGTDALMRASLSAVAPGTALRDGLERILRGSTGGLIVLGMDKSVESMCTGGFVLDVEFTATRLRELCKLDGALILDKDITKIHRAGVQLVPDASIPTEETGTRHRTADRVSKQCGFPVVSVSQSMRLIALYVDGERRVLEESAAILSRANQALATLERYKLRLDEVAGTLSALEIEDLVTVRDVTAVAQRLEMVRRIATEIAEYVVELGTDGRLLALQLDELIAGVEPERGLVIRDYVPEPTAKRSRTVDEALAELNDLTHAELLELPIVARALGYSGSPETLDSAVSPRGYRLLAKVPRLPGAIIERLVEHFGGLQKLLAASVDDLQTVDGVGEARARSVREGLSRLAESSILERYV, via the coding sequence GTGGCAGCCAACGACCGGGGCTCAGCACCCGGAAAGTCCGGCGGAGGCCCCGGGGGATCCGGCACGGACGCGCTGATGCGCGCCTCGCTCAGTGCGGTCGCCCCGGGCACCGCTCTGCGTGACGGTCTCGAGCGCATTCTTCGGGGCAGCACGGGCGGTCTCATCGTCCTGGGAATGGACAAATCGGTCGAATCCATGTGCACGGGCGGCTTCGTGCTGGACGTGGAGTTCACGGCGACCCGGCTGCGCGAGCTGTGCAAGCTCGACGGTGCGCTGATCCTCGACAAGGACATCACCAAGATCCACCGAGCCGGGGTGCAACTCGTTCCCGACGCCTCCATCCCGACCGAGGAGACCGGCACCCGGCACCGGACCGCGGACCGCGTCTCCAAGCAGTGCGGCTTCCCCGTCGTCTCCGTGTCCCAGTCGATGCGCCTCATCGCGCTCTACGTGGACGGCGAGCGGCGGGTCCTGGAGGAGTCCGCGGCGATCCTGTCCCGGGCGAACCAGGCGCTGGCCACGCTGGAGCGCTACAAGCTCCGGCTGGACGAGGTCGCCGGCACGCTCTCGGCCCTGGAGATCGAGGACCTGGTGACGGTCCGCGATGTCACCGCGGTCGCCCAGCGGCTGGAGATGGTGCGACGGATCGCCACGGAGATCGCGGAGTACGTGGTGGAGCTCGGCACCGACGGCCGGCTCCTCGCCCTCCAGCTCGACGAGTTGATCGCCGGCGTGGAGCCGGAGCGCGGGCTCGTCATCCGCGACTACGTCCCGGAGCCGACCGCCAAGCGCTCCCGCACGGTCGACGAAGCGCTCGCCGAACTCAACGACCTGACGCACGCCGAACTGCTGGAACTGCCCATCGTGGCACGGGCCCTGGGGTACAGCGGCTCACCCGAGACCCTGGACTCCGCGGTCTCCCCGCGCGGTTACCGGCTGCTCGCGAAGGTGCCTCGGCTGCCCGGCGCGATCATCGAGCGGCTCGTCGAGCACTTCGGCGGTCTGCAGAAGCTGCTGGCCGCCAGCGTCGACGACCTCCAGACGGTCGACGGCGTCGGCGAGGCCCGCGCCCGCAGCGTCCGGGAAGGCCTGTCGCGCCTCGCCGAGTCGTCCATCCTGGAGCGCTACGTCTGA
- a CDS encoding SigE family RNA polymerase sigma factor, whose amino-acid sequence MAHAEVLEFEEYVRTRQEALLRSARRLVPDPVDAQDLLQTALVRTYGRWDGIADKSLADAYLRRVMINTRTEWWRARKLEEIPTEQLPDASVEDVTEQHADRALLMDVLKVLAPKQRSVVVLRHWEQMSTEETAAALGMSTGTVKSTLHRALARLRQELESRELGARTLERSHRRDNSHARREERGQERCAA is encoded by the coding sequence ATGGCGCACGCAGAGGTGCTCGAGTTCGAGGAGTACGTCCGTACGCGGCAGGAGGCGCTGCTGCGCAGCGCACGACGGCTCGTCCCCGACCCGGTGGACGCCCAGGACCTCCTGCAGACCGCGCTGGTGCGGACCTACGGCCGCTGGGACGGCATAGCCGACAAGTCCCTCGCCGACGCCTATCTGCGCCGTGTCATGATCAACACGCGTACGGAGTGGTGGCGGGCCCGCAAGCTCGAGGAGATCCCGACCGAGCAGCTGCCGGACGCCAGCGTCGAGGACGTCACCGAGCAGCACGCGGACCGGGCCCTGCTCATGGACGTCCTGAAGGTGCTCGCCCCCAAGCAGCGCAGTGTGGTCGTGCTGCGGCACTGGGAGCAGATGAGCACCGAGGAGACGGCCGCCGCGCTCGGCATGTCGACGGGTACCGTGAAGAGCACGCTGCACCGGGCGCTCGCCCGGCTCCGCCAGGAGCTGGAGAGCCGTGAGCTGGGCGCCCGGACCCTGGAGCGTTCGCATCGTCGGGACAACTCGCACGCACGGCGTGAGGAACGGGGGCAGGAGCGTTGCGCGGCCTGA
- the cseB gene encoding two-component system response regulator CseB encodes MAETHVLFVEDDDVIREATQLALERDGFTVTAMPDGLAGLEAFRANRPDIALLDVMLPGLDGVSLCRRIRDESTVPVIMLSARADSIDVVLGLEAGADDYVTKPFDGAVLVARIRAVLRRFGHAGGVAGDSGEPGRPGEGGVLTFGDLEVDTEGMEVRRAGRPVGLTPTEMRLLLEFSSAPGTVLSRDKLLERVWDYGWGGDTRVVDVHVQRLRTKIGQDRIETVRGFGYKLKA; translated from the coding sequence ATGGCCGAGACACATGTGCTGTTCGTCGAGGACGACGACGTCATCCGCGAGGCCACCCAGCTGGCACTGGAACGCGACGGCTTCACCGTGACCGCCATGCCGGACGGACTGGCGGGTCTCGAGGCGTTCCGGGCGAACAGGCCCGACATCGCGCTGCTCGACGTGATGCTGCCCGGTCTCGACGGGGTCAGCCTCTGCCGCAGGATCCGGGACGAGTCGACCGTGCCCGTGATCATGCTGTCGGCACGGGCGGACTCGATCGACGTGGTGCTGGGGCTGGAGGCCGGGGCCGACGACTACGTCACCAAGCCCTTCGACGGGGCCGTGCTGGTCGCCCGGATCCGAGCCGTGCTGCGTCGCTTCGGCCACGCGGGCGGGGTCGCGGGGGACTCCGGCGAGCCGGGCCGTCCGGGCGAAGGAGGAGTGCTGACCTTCGGTGACCTCGAGGTCGACACGGAGGGCATGGAGGTGCGCCGGGCGGGCCGGCCGGTCGGGCTCACGCCCACGGAGATGCGGCTGCTGCTGGAGTTCTCCTCGGCACCCGGCACGGTGCTCTCGCGCGACAAGCTGCTGGAGCGCGTCTGGGACTACGGATGGGGCGGGGACACCCGCGTCGTCGACGTCCATGTGCAGCGGCTCCGCACGAAGATCGGCCAGGACCGGATCGAGACGGTCCGCGGCTTCGGGTACAAGCTCAAGGCATGA
- a CDS encoding Ppx/GppA phosphatase family protein produces the protein MRLGVLDVGSNTVHLLVVDAHPGARPLPAHSHKAELRLAELLDGDGAIGPDGVDRLIGTLNDALQAAEDKGCEDVLPFATSAVREAANADDVLSRVKAVTGIDLQVLTGDEEARLTFLAARRWLGWSAGKLLVLDIGGGSLEIACGIDEDPDIAVSLPLGAGRLTAGMLPGDPPAPEDVRGLRRHVRAQIARTVGEFNRLGRPDHVVATSKTFKQLARIAGAARSAEGVYTQRELSRKSLEEWVPKLAAMTSAQRATLPGVSEGRAGQLLAGALVAEGAMDLFGVDELEICPWALREGVILRRLDHLPNL, from the coding sequence ATGAGACTCGGAGTCCTCGACGTCGGTTCGAACACAGTGCACCTTCTGGTGGTGGACGCCCACCCGGGCGCCCGGCCGCTGCCCGCCCACTCCCACAAGGCGGAACTGCGCCTGGCGGAGCTGCTCGACGGTGACGGGGCCATCGGCCCCGACGGCGTCGACCGGCTGATCGGCACGCTCAACGACGCCCTGCAGGCCGCCGAGGACAAGGGCTGCGAGGACGTGCTGCCGTTCGCGACCTCCGCGGTGCGGGAGGCCGCCAACGCCGACGACGTCCTGTCGCGGGTGAAGGCGGTGACCGGAATCGACCTCCAGGTCCTCACCGGCGACGAGGAGGCCCGGCTCACGTTCCTGGCCGCCCGCCGCTGGCTCGGCTGGTCGGCGGGCAAGCTGCTGGTGCTCGACATCGGCGGGGGCTCGCTGGAGATCGCCTGCGGGATCGACGAGGACCCGGACATCGCCGTCAGCCTGCCGCTCGGCGCCGGACGGCTGACCGCCGGGATGCTGCCCGGCGACCCGCCCGCCCCGGAGGACGTCCGCGGACTGCGCCGCCACGTGCGGGCACAGATCGCCCGTACGGTCGGCGAGTTCAACCGGCTCGGCAGGCCGGACCACGTCGTCGCCACCTCCAAGACCTTCAAGCAGCTCGCCCGGATCGCCGGAGCCGCCCGCTCCGCCGAGGGCGTGTACACCCAGCGCGAACTGAGTCGGAAGTCACTGGAGGAGTGGGTTCCGAAGCTCGCCGCGATGACGTCCGCGCAGCGCGCCACCCTGCCCGGGGTGTCCGAGGGCCGGGCCGGCCAGCTGCTGGCAGGAGCGCTGGTCGCGGAGGGTGCGATGGACCTCTTCGGCGTCGACGAGCTGGAGATCTGCCCGTGGGCGCTCCGCGAGGGGGTGATCCTGCGGCGGCTGGATCACCTCCCCAACCTCTGA
- a CDS encoding sugar phosphate isomerase/epimerase family protein, whose amino-acid sequence MAEPVVRIPDAKVALSTASVYPESTATAFEIAARLGYDGVEVMVWTDPVSQDIEALRRLSDYHEVPILAVHAPCLLVTQRVWSTDPWVKLQRAQAAAEKLGASTVVVHPPFRWQRQYARDFVSGIWRMANETDVRFAVENMYPWRYRDREMLAYAPDWDVTKEDYRHFTIDLSHTATSRTDTLAMVDRMGDRLGHVHLADGKGSAKDEHLVPGRGDQPCAELLERLAGSGFDGHVVIEVNTRRAMSAAEREADLAEALAFTRLHLASAGAPSRGGLPGAAGPGGS is encoded by the coding sequence GTGGCAGAACCAGTGGTGCGCATCCCGGATGCGAAGGTCGCCCTGTCGACGGCCTCCGTCTATCCGGAGTCGACGGCGACGGCCTTCGAGATCGCCGCGCGCCTCGGCTACGACGGCGTCGAGGTCATGGTCTGGACCGACCCCGTCAGTCAGGACATCGAGGCGCTGCGCCGGCTCTCCGACTATCACGAGGTGCCGATACTGGCCGTCCACGCGCCGTGTCTGCTCGTCACGCAGCGCGTGTGGTCCACCGATCCCTGGGTGAAGCTGCAGCGCGCCCAGGCGGCCGCCGAGAAGCTCGGCGCGTCGACCGTCGTCGTCCACCCGCCGTTCCGCTGGCAGCGGCAGTACGCCCGGGACTTCGTCTCCGGCATCTGGCGGATGGCGAACGAGACGGACGTGCGCTTCGCCGTCGAGAACATGTACCCCTGGCGGTACCGGGACCGAGAGATGCTCGCGTACGCCCCCGACTGGGACGTCACCAAGGAGGACTACCGGCACTTCACGATCGACCTCTCGCACACGGCGACGTCCCGCACGGACACCCTCGCCATGGTCGACCGCATGGGCGACCGGCTCGGCCACGTCCACCTCGCGGACGGCAAGGGCTCGGCGAAGGACGAGCACCTGGTGCCGGGACGCGGTGACCAGCCGTGCGCGGAGCTGCTGGAGCGCCTGGCCGGCAGCGGCTTCGACGGCCACGTCGTGATCGAGGTCAACACCCGGCGGGCGATGTCGGCCGCGGAGCGCGAGGCCGACCTCGCGGAGGCGCTGGCCTTCACCCGGCTGCACCTGGCCTCGGCCGGCGCGCCGTCGCGGGGCGGTCTCCCCGGTGCGGCGGGCCCGGGCGGATCATGA
- a CDS encoding A/G-specific adenine glycosylase, with product MTATEMPSSVTDVPSDPDGVPGAAEAAAELHTPVIAWFDQHARDLPWRRPEAGAWGVMVSEFMLQQTPVNRVLPVYEQWLARWPRPADLAAEAPGEAVRAWGRLGYPRRALRLHGAAVAITERHGGDVPREHAQLLALPGIGEYTAAAVASFAYGQRHPVLDTNVRRVFARTVTGVQYPPNATTAAERRLARELLPDDEPRAARWAAASMELGALVCTARNEDCGRCPVAGLCAWRLAGKPAHDGPPRRGQTYAGTDRQVRGKLLAVLRESVRPVPRAVLDRVWDEPVQRARALDGLVSDGLVEPLENDRFRLPLT from the coding sequence ATGACTGCGACCGAGATGCCCTCCTCCGTGACCGACGTCCCCTCCGACCCGGACGGTGTGCCCGGCGCCGCCGAGGCCGCCGCCGAACTCCACACCCCCGTCATCGCGTGGTTCGACCAGCACGCCCGTGATCTGCCCTGGCGCCGCCCCGAGGCCGGTGCGTGGGGCGTGATGGTCAGTGAGTTCATGCTGCAGCAGACCCCCGTCAACCGGGTCCTCCCGGTGTACGAGCAGTGGCTGGCCCGCTGGCCCCGCCCCGCGGACCTGGCCGCCGAGGCTCCCGGCGAGGCCGTGCGCGCCTGGGGCCGCCTCGGCTACCCACGCCGGGCGCTGCGGCTGCACGGAGCCGCGGTCGCGATAACGGAGCGGCACGGCGGCGACGTGCCCAGGGAGCACGCCCAGCTGCTCGCCCTTCCGGGCATCGGCGAGTACACGGCGGCCGCCGTGGCCTCGTTCGCGTACGGGCAGCGGCACCCGGTCCTGGACACCAACGTCCGCCGGGTGTTCGCCCGTACGGTCACCGGCGTCCAGTACCCGCCCAACGCGACGACCGCCGCGGAACGTCGGCTGGCACGCGAGCTGTTGCCGGACGACGAGCCGAGGGCGGCCCGCTGGGCGGCCGCCTCCATGGAACTGGGCGCTCTCGTCTGCACCGCGCGCAACGAGGACTGCGGGCGCTGCCCCGTCGCCGGGCTGTGCGCCTGGCGCCTCGCCGGGAAGCCGGCGCACGACGGACCACCCCGGCGCGGCCAGACCTACGCCGGCACGGACCGGCAGGTGCGCGGCAAACTCCTCGCGGTGCTCCGGGAGTCCGTGCGGCCCGTGCCGCGCGCCGTGCTCGACCGGGTCTGGGACGAGCCCGTCCAGCGGGCCCGCGCCCTGGACGGCCTGGTCTCGGACGGTTTGGTCGAACCCCTGGAGAATGATCGGTTCCGGTTGCCTCTGACCTGA
- a CDS encoding TetR family transcriptional regulator, with product MTGDAPRRRGRPARTEAETGPGARERILEAARTEFAERGYDKTSVRGIAKAAGVDPALVHHYFGTKDEVFAAAIEVSFEPALVVPAILGEGKDGVGERLARYFIGVWENPVTRAPLLAILRSALTHEAAAKVLRGFVLRRMLERIAADLDVPDPKFRAELAASHMIGIAILRYVIQVEPLATVDPEEIVAMVAPTLQRYLTEA from the coding sequence ATGACCGGCGACGCGCCCAGGCGGCGCGGCCGACCCGCCCGCACCGAGGCGGAGACCGGCCCCGGCGCCCGGGAACGGATCCTCGAGGCGGCCCGCACCGAGTTCGCCGAGCGCGGTTACGACAAGACCTCGGTGCGGGGCATCGCCAAGGCCGCGGGGGTGGACCCCGCCCTCGTCCACCACTACTTCGGCACCAAGGACGAGGTCTTCGCCGCCGCCATCGAGGTCTCCTTCGAACCGGCGCTGGTGGTGCCGGCGATCCTCGGCGAGGGCAAGGACGGCGTCGGCGAGCGGCTGGCCCGCTACTTCATCGGGGTGTGGGAGAACCCGGTGACCCGCGCCCCGCTGCTCGCGATCCTCCGCTCCGCGCTGACGCACGAGGCGGCGGCGAAGGTGCTCCGCGGCTTCGTCCTGCGGCGGATGCTGGAGCGGATCGCGGCCGACCTCGACGTACCGGACCCGAAGTTCCGGGCCGAACTGGCGGCCTCGCACATGATCGGCATCGCCATCCTGCGCTATGTGATCCAGGTGGAGCCGCTGGCGACGGTGGATCCGGAGGAGATCGTCGCGATGGTCGCGCCGACGCTGCAGAGGTACCTCACGGAGGCGTGA
- a CDS encoding BACON domain-containing protein → MLEPPAQTTGAHRAHRRAPRPALGQTPPARYEPHLDGLFTYCLSVLCDHDAATAVLGEVLAVAERHHGRSPADEERRRAWLYALARWACLRALSEQRRRRRQGPGAHAARTGAHAARTGPHAAGPSAAEERDEPPVTPESEERHRAELSRLAWPEAAGTTPEQREALELAVRHRLGSRDVAAVLGLEPATARELLSSAACEVERTRAALAVVETGNCPSVARLTEDRRVLLSAALRRELVRHVDDCPRCRRAAERAGAAGPWPGSTVTPAALPLVVAPRAEAHAAMLHVPRARAAAPRFGRDGFPLDPKDHAARRGRLRARAVTTTVVATVVAAPVLALWAAYRGAPLTGEARDGSSVSASEADDAQSLGGAPYDRYENAGNARRDGPGPRGTGGLPSPGAGGVTVEVISPGLPPGFAGAAGHGSGRLSVEAQPYGESTMLTLTASGGSPVSWSLWTDAPWLYADRTSGTLAPGESVVVRVHVDHAAEPAGPWSARVGIDPAGTVLQIRGEGSPQTPPPSSEPPPSTEPPPSSEPPPSSEPPPSTEPPPSTEPPPSSEPPPSSEPPPSSEPPPSSTDPSPPPLSEAPATPG, encoded by the coding sequence ATGCTGGAGCCCCCCGCGCAAACCACCGGCGCACACCGCGCACATCGCCGTGCGCCCCGGCCCGCGCTCGGGCAGACCCCGCCCGCACGGTACGAGCCCCATCTGGACGGGCTGTTCACCTACTGCCTGTCCGTGCTGTGCGACCACGACGCCGCGACGGCCGTGCTGGGCGAGGTCCTGGCCGTCGCCGAGCGGCACCACGGCCGCAGCCCCGCCGACGAGGAGCGGCGGAGGGCCTGGCTGTACGCGCTGGCCCGCTGGGCCTGTCTGCGGGCGCTGAGCGAGCAGCGGCGCCGCAGGCGCCAGGGGCCGGGGGCGCACGCCGCCCGTACGGGCGCGCACGCGGCGCGGACCGGGCCGCACGCCGCAGGGCCCTCGGCCGCGGAGGAGCGGGACGAGCCCCCGGTGACCCCGGAGTCCGAGGAACGGCACCGCGCGGAGCTCTCCCGGCTCGCCTGGCCCGAGGCCGCGGGTACCACCCCCGAGCAGCGTGAGGCACTGGAACTGGCTGTGCGTCACCGCCTCGGATCCCGTGACGTCGCCGCCGTGCTCGGGCTGGAGCCGGCCACGGCCCGCGAACTGCTCTCGTCCGCCGCCTGCGAGGTGGAGCGCACCCGTGCCGCGCTCGCCGTCGTCGAGACCGGGAACTGCCCCTCCGTCGCCCGGCTCACGGAGGACCGCCGGGTGCTGCTCTCCGCCGCGCTGCGGAGAGAGCTCGTCCGTCACGTCGACGACTGTCCGCGCTGTCGCCGCGCGGCCGAGCGCGCGGGTGCCGCGGGACCGTGGCCGGGCTCGACCGTCACCCCCGCCGCGCTCCCCCTGGTCGTCGCACCCCGGGCCGAGGCGCACGCGGCGATGCTGCACGTCCCGCGCGCCCGCGCCGCCGCGCCCCGCTTCGGCCGCGACGGCTTCCCGCTGGACCCGAAGGACCACGCCGCCCGGCGCGGCCGGCTGAGGGCCCGCGCCGTCACCACCACCGTGGTGGCGACCGTCGTCGCCGCGCCGGTGCTCGCCCTCTGGGCGGCCTACCGGGGTGCCCCGCTGACGGGCGAGGCGCGCGACGGCTCCTCGGTCTCCGCGAGCGAGGCCGACGACGCGCAGTCCCTGGGCGGAGCCCCGTACGACCGCTACGAGAACGCGGGCAACGCCCGCCGGGACGGCCCGGGTCCCCGGGGCACCGGGGGCCTGCCGAGCCCCGGGGCCGGGGGAGTCACCGTCGAGGTGATCAGCCCCGGCCTCCCTCCCGGTTTCGCAGGGGCGGCGGGCCACGGTTCCGGCCGGCTCTCCGTCGAGGCGCAGCCGTACGGCGAGTCCACGATGCTCACCCTCACCGCCTCGGGCGGCTCCCCGGTCTCCTGGTCCCTGTGGACGGACGCGCCGTGGCTCTATGCCGACCGCACCTCCGGCACGCTGGCCCCGGGGGAGTCGGTCGTCGTCCGCGTCCATGTGGACCACGCGGCCGAACCGGCCGGTCCGTGGAGCGCCCGTGTCGGAATCGACCCCGCCGGAACGGTCCTGCAGATCCGTGGTGAGGGGTCGCCGCAGACCCCGCCGCCTTCGTCGGAGCCCCCGCCGTCCACGGAGCCTCCGCCGTCCTCGGAGCCCCCGCCTTCGTCCGAACCTCCGCCGTCCACGGAACCTCCGCCGTCCACGGAGCCCCCGCCGTCCTCGGAGCCCCCGCCCTCGTCCGAGCCTCCGCCGTCGTCGGAGCCTCCGCCGTCCTCGACCGACCCGTCCCCGCCGCCGCTGAGCGAGGCTCCCGCCACGCCTGGCTGA
- the cseC gene encoding two-component system sensor histidine kinase CseC, with translation MRRPALRTGVRWKISIAIAAVGALIAVALSLVVHNAARVSMLETSRDLQMSRLLFAQRIYETTKPRTEPKLGAKLNDPQLPRPLRSLLADGRQATYVQGKGAAPTIWAAVPLGNGDVLSLQSRMPDRSADIMKDLDRALVIGSVSVVFGGCALGVLIGGQLSRRLRKAAAAAGRVAQGNTDVRVRKAVGGVVRDETDELARAVDALTDALNERIEAERRVTADIAHELRTPVTGLLTAAELLPPGRPTELVRDRAQAMRTLVEDVLEVARLDGASERAELQEIALGEFVSRRVAVLDPDVRVSVVHESWVSTDPRRLERILLNLLTNAAKYGGSPIEVTVEGRVVRVRDHGPGFPEALLREGPSRFRTGASDRAGTGHGLGLTIAVGQARVLGARLTFRNAAPEGVASPGAAGGAIAVLWLPEHAPTNTGSFTRPAFPE, from the coding sequence ATGAGGAGACCGGCCCTGCGGACCGGCGTCCGCTGGAAGATCAGCATCGCGATCGCCGCGGTGGGTGCGCTGATCGCTGTCGCGCTGAGCCTGGTCGTGCACAACGCCGCCCGGGTGTCGATGCTCGAGACCTCGCGCGATCTGCAGATGAGCCGGCTGCTCTTCGCCCAGCGCATATACGAGACCACGAAGCCGAGGACCGAGCCGAAGCTCGGCGCGAAGCTCAACGACCCGCAGCTGCCGCGGCCGCTGCGGAGCCTGCTCGCCGACGGACGGCAGGCCACTTACGTACAGGGGAAGGGTGCGGCACCCACCATCTGGGCGGCCGTGCCGCTCGGCAACGGCGATGTGCTGTCCCTGCAAAGCCGGATGCCCGACCGCAGCGCCGACATCATGAAGGACCTCGACCGTGCCCTCGTGATCGGTTCGGTGTCGGTCGTCTTCGGCGGCTGTGCGCTGGGCGTACTCATCGGCGGTCAGCTCTCCCGCCGGCTGCGGAAGGCCGCCGCGGCGGCGGGCAGGGTGGCCCAGGGCAACACGGACGTACGGGTCCGGAAGGCCGTCGGCGGAGTCGTGCGGGACGAGACCGACGAGCTGGCGCGGGCGGTCGACGCGCTGACCGACGCGCTCAACGAACGCATCGAGGCGGAACGCCGGGTCACCGCGGACATCGCGCACGAGCTCCGCACCCCGGTGACCGGGCTCCTGACGGCGGCCGAGCTGCTGCCGCCCGGCCGCCCCACCGAGCTGGTGCGGGACCGGGCACAGGCGATGCGCACGCTGGTCGAGGACGTGCTGGAGGTGGCGCGGCTGGACGGCGCGTCGGAGCGGGCCGAGCTGCAGGAGATCGCCCTGGGCGAGTTCGTCAGCCGCCGGGTCGCCGTGCTCGACCCCGACGTCCGGGTCAGCGTCGTGCATGAGTCCTGGGTCAGCACGGACCCGAGGCGGCTGGAGCGGATCCTGCTGAATCTGCTGACCAACGCCGCCAAGTACGGCGGGTCACCGATCGAGGTCACGGTCGAGGGCCGGGTGGTCCGGGTCCGCGACCACGGTCCCGGCTTCCCGGAGGCGCTGCTGCGCGAGGGACCGAGCCGGTTCCGCACCGGCGCGAGCGACCGGGCGGGGACGGGTCACGGCCTGGGCCTCACCATCGCGGTCGGCCAGGCACGCGTCCTCGGCGCCCGGCTGACCTTCCGCAACGCCGCGCCCGAGGGCGTCGCGTCACCGGGCGCCGCCGGAGGAGCGATCGCCGTCCTCTGGCTGCCGGAGCACGCGCCGACGAACACGGGCAGTTTCACCAGGCCGGCGTTCCCGGAATGA